From the genome of Scytonema millei VB511283, one region includes:
- a CDS encoding RNA recognition motif domain-containing protein: MTLFVNNLPHQVAQADILDLFGNYGSIKHIFYPTHWSTGEGLGFAFIQMTAKPQEEIAKFQLHGADWMGNSLQIREVSSD, translated from the coding sequence ATGACCCTGTTTGTTAATAACTTACCGCACCAAGTAGCACAGGCAGATATTTTAGACCTCTTTGGCAATTATGGTTCTATCAAACATATTTTCTATCCCACCCATTGGAGTACAGGTGAAGGGTTAGGATTTGCCTTCATCCAAATGACCGCAAAACCTCAAGAAGAAATAGCAAAATTCCAGCTTCACGGTGCTGATTGGATGGGTAATTCTTTACAAATTAGAGAAGTGAGTTCGGATTAA
- a CDS encoding alpha/beta fold hydrolase, with product MSIAEHQINVGSLEWFYREVAPIGMSDLLPVVLLHGLPSHSYGWRHVMPALGSQGTRAIAPDLIGFGSSAKPQARDFNYTPDAFVKALDDFIQALEIDRFCLVVQGFLGSVGLQYALHHSDRVENIAILNTPLTTAAKLPWQMQQWGLPLAGDMATQDPLLVDRTLEGGSRYQISEADLDVFRKPFLKSSKAGRSLMTTVRNLKMSPSMTEIADGFQDWKKPLLIVWGVNDPWLPVEIAQKFASNLPQAEIVKLEKAGHYPQEHFAEDILQDLLPFVRRAS from the coding sequence GTGTCCATCGCAGAACATCAAATTAATGTTGGTTCCCTAGAATGGTTTTACCGCGAGGTTGCCCCCATTGGAATGAGCGATCTGCTGCCAGTGGTGCTGTTACATGGTCTACCTTCCCATAGCTACGGTTGGCGACACGTTATGCCTGCTTTGGGGAGTCAGGGAACTAGGGCGATCGCCCCCGATTTGATTGGTTTTGGTTCGTCAGCGAAACCTCAAGCGCGGGATTTTAATTATACTCCCGATGCTTTTGTCAAGGCATTAGATGACTTTATTCAAGCTTTGGAGATCGATCGCTTTTGTTTGGTCGTGCAAGGATTTTTGGGTTCGGTAGGGTTGCAGTATGCTTTACACCATAGCGATCGCGTTGAAAATATTGCCATTCTCAATACTCCTTTGACTACGGCTGCTAAACTACCGTGGCAGATGCAACAGTGGGGACTACCTTTGGCGGGAGATATGGCGACGCAAGATCCTTTGTTGGTGGATCGTACTCTAGAAGGTGGTAGCCGTTATCAGATTTCAGAAGCAGATTTAGACGTATTTCGCAAGCCTTTTTTGAAAAGTTCAAAAGCGGGGCGATCGCTGATGACGACGGTACGTAATCTGAAAATGTCGCCGTCCATGACAGAAATTGCTGATGGTTTTCAAGACTGGAAGAAGCCACTTTTAATTGTCTGGGGTGTAAACGATCCTTGGCTTCCTGTGGAAATCGCCCAGAAATTCGCCAGCAACCTACCCCAAGCCGAGATTGTCAAACTTGAAAAAGCGGGGCATTATCCTCAAGAGCATTTTGCCGAAGATATTCTACAAGACCTTTTACCTTTCGTGCGTCGTGCTTCGTAG
- a CDS encoding lysylphosphatidylglycerol synthase domain-containing protein — MNLKRLSQFGSPILGLLLFGVSLWAIATQLREFDYRDIFRSLAEIPKSYIVLALICTALNYLMLTGYDALAMRYIRRSLPFRKVALTAIISQAITNTAGLELLTGSAIRYRFYSAWGLSTLEIAKVITFCHVSFWLGFFAVAGLVLIGEPVSVPSLLRIPSNSLFPLGTIFLFLVAGYILWNTWSHKPMKLGKWGIPRLPGKLSLFQTAIAILDWAIAGGVLYVLLLANAPLSYPSFFGIYILGQLAGVISNVPGGLGVFETVLLLSLSAQIPSAELFGALLAYRGIYYFLPLIVAIVLLGIYELRQRFEKTEFSPRNRT; from the coding sequence ATGAACCTCAAACGCTTATCTCAGTTTGGCTCTCCGATTTTAGGTTTACTCTTATTTGGAGTATCGTTGTGGGCGATCGCAACTCAATTGCGAGAGTTCGACTATCGAGATATTTTTCGCAGCTTGGCAGAAATTCCCAAAAGTTACATAGTACTTGCACTGATTTGCACTGCGCTGAACTACTTGATGCTGACGGGGTATGATGCTTTAGCAATGCGATATATTCGCCGTTCTCTACCTTTTCGGAAAGTTGCGCTGACGGCGATTATTAGTCAAGCAATTACCAATACTGCCGGATTAGAACTCTTAACTGGCAGCGCGATCCGCTACCGATTTTATTCGGCTTGGGGGCTATCGACTCTAGAAATTGCGAAAGTGATTACTTTCTGTCACGTTAGCTTTTGGTTAGGTTTTTTTGCGGTAGCTGGCTTGGTGTTGATCGGCGAACCTGTATCTGTCCCCTCTTTACTCCGCATTCCCTCAAACTCTTTATTTCCGCTTGGTACGATATTTTTATTTTTAGTTGCAGGATATATATTGTGGAATACTTGGAGTCACAAGCCGATGAAACTCGGCAAGTGGGGAATTCCGCGCCTTCCTGGTAAGCTTTCACTATTTCAAACAGCGATCGCAATCCTCGATTGGGCAATTGCAGGCGGCGTTCTTTACGTTTTGCTATTAGCTAACGCTCCCCTATCGTATCCTAGTTTTTTCGGGATCTACATCTTAGGACAGTTGGCAGGAGTTATTAGCAATGTCCCTGGTGGATTAGGCGTGTTTGAAACGGTACTTTTGCTGTCGCTATCAGCGCAAATTCCATCAGCCGAACTATTTGGGGCGTTATTAGCATATAGAGGCATTTACTACTTTTTACCTTTAATCGTGGCGATCGTACTGCTGGGGATTTATGAATTGCGGCAGCGATTCGAGAAAACAGAGTTTTCTCCGCGCAATCGTACCTGA
- a CDS encoding hydantoinase B/oxoprolinase family protein, whose amino-acid sequence MTVADRAIGRWQFWIDRGGTFTDIVAQHPDGRTIVHKLLSENPERYTDAAIQGIREILGVPADAPLPAAQIGVVKMGTTVATNALLESKGDRTVLVVTKGFRDALRIGYQNRPNIFARQIVLPEMLYERVVEVEERYSAQGEELISVNPAYTLELQAAYDAGIRSCAIVFMHGYRYPQHEQQVAAVARKIGFTQISVSHEVSPLMKLVSRGDTTVVDAYLSPILRRYVDRVASQLGGIGSWESGVGSREEGDKGDKGDKLQVASRKSQFRTLNQQLSTNNQQLTLDTRHPRPDFPKLMFMQSNGGLADAQRFQGKDSILSGPAGGIVGAVQTSLMAGFDKIISFDMGGTSTDVAHYAGEYERTLETEVAGVRLRTPMMAIHTVAAGGGSIAQFDGARYRVGPESAGATPGPACYRQGGPLTVTDCNIMVGKLQPDLFPKVFGASGDLPLDAEVVQRKFTELAAAIGDGRSPERVATGFLAIAVEKMANAIKKISLQRGYDVSEYTLCCFGGAGGQHACLIADALGMQQIFIHPYAGVLSAYGMGLADERALRERAVEQVLAVDLVAELEEILTQLELETKAELDLTDRDIRVADRVEVMQRAHLRYEGTDSPLVVRYEDIAGMRQQFEATHRQLYGFIAADRRLIVEAVAVEAILTTEVATEPVLARRDDAPPVPVKTVKMYTAEAWHDTPVYRREDLQPGDCIFSPAIVAEATGTNIVEPGWQAEVTERNHLVLRKQESQVVGAGLADRLSGSTANPRAKPARTGESGVGKQDKGDLIPNSVFRIPNSPDPVMLEIFNNLFRAIAEQMGITLQNTSSSVNIKERLDFSCAIFDSRGQLVANAPHIPVHLGSMSESVTALIAQKGSSLQPGDVYVSNNPYNGGTHLPDITVITPVWAGFARGFSVEADNLLAKPAPTTPDSPVRAGFARGFSVEADNLLAKPAPTPIFYVASRGHHADIGGITPGSMPPNSTTVEQEGVLIDNFLLVSQGEFCEPELMQLLCGGAYPVRNPVQNLADLKAQIAANERGVQELHKMVEHYSLETVQAYMGFVQNNAAESVRKAIEGLNSGEFAYQLDNGSVIQVAIAIDKSTRSARIDFTGTSPQLETNFNAPAAVCKAAVLYVFRTLVDDDIPLNAGCLEPLEIIIPEGCMLNPRYPAAVVAGNVETSQAITDALYGALGVMAAAQSTMNNFTFGSDRHQYYETICGGSGAGADFDGTDAVHTHMTNSRLTDPEVLEWRFPVLLDSFSIRPHSGGEGLHRGGSGVIRCLQFREPMTAAILSGRRVVPPFGLHGGKPGKVGRNYIQRQDGTVEELGSTAIAQMQPGDIFVIETPGGGGFGAAESL is encoded by the coding sequence ATGACGGTAGCCGATCGTGCGATAGGACGTTGGCAATTTTGGATCGATCGCGGTGGTACGTTTACCGATATCGTGGCGCAGCATCCTGACGGACGGACGATCGTTCACAAACTGCTATCGGAAAATCCCGAACGCTATACCGATGCAGCAATTCAGGGTATACGGGAAATTCTGGGCGTTCCTGCCGACGCACCCCTACCAGCGGCACAAATTGGCGTGGTGAAGATGGGAACTACTGTCGCCACAAATGCACTGCTAGAAAGTAAAGGCGATCGCACTGTCTTAGTTGTGACAAAAGGCTTTCGGGATGCCTTACGCATCGGCTACCAAAATCGCCCCAACATCTTCGCACGGCAAATCGTTTTACCAGAAATGCTGTACGAAAGAGTCGTTGAAGTAGAAGAGCGCTACAGCGCCCAAGGCGAAGAACTCATTTCTGTTAATCCAGCCTACACTTTAGAATTGCAAGCAGCTTACGATGCCGGGATTCGTTCCTGCGCGATCGTTTTCATGCATGGCTACCGCTATCCTCAACACGAACAACAAGTTGCAGCCGTAGCCCGAAAAATCGGTTTCACTCAGATTTCAGTTTCCCACGAAGTCAGCCCCTTGATGAAACTCGTCAGTCGAGGCGACACTACCGTAGTTGATGCCTATTTATCTCCCATTTTGCGTAGGTACGTGGATCGGGTGGCGAGTCAGTTGGGAGGAATCGGGAGTTGGGAGTCAGGAGTCGGGAGTCGGGAAGAAGGGGACAAGGGAGACAAGGGGGACAAGTTGCAAGTCGCAAGTCGCAAGTCGCAATTTCGCACACTCAACCAACAACTGTCAACTAACAACCAACAACTCACCCTCGACACCCGACACCCGAGACCCGATTTCCCCAAGTTAATGTTCATGCAATCCAATGGTGGGTTAGCAGATGCTCAAAGGTTTCAGGGGAAAGATAGCATTCTCTCGGGACCTGCGGGAGGGATTGTCGGGGCAGTGCAGACAAGTTTGATGGCGGGGTTCGATAAGATTATCAGCTTCGATATGGGTGGAACTTCTACGGATGTTGCCCACTACGCAGGCGAATACGAACGGACGTTAGAAACAGAAGTGGCAGGAGTGCGACTGCGAACGCCGATGATGGCAATTCATACGGTGGCAGCAGGTGGCGGTTCGATCGCCCAATTTGACGGGGCGCGCTATCGCGTCGGACCCGAATCAGCAGGGGCAACCCCAGGACCCGCTTGTTATCGTCAAGGAGGACCGCTGACGGTAACGGACTGCAACATTATGGTAGGCAAGTTGCAGCCAGACTTGTTTCCCAAGGTATTTGGAGCAAGTGGAGATTTACCTTTAGATGCAGAAGTGGTGCAGCGTAAGTTTACAGAATTAGCAGCAGCAATTGGGGATGGGCGATCGCCCGAACGAGTCGCAACCGGATTTTTAGCGATCGCTGTGGAAAAAATGGCGAATGCGATTAAGAAGATCTCTCTTCAGCGCGGTTATGACGTGTCGGAATACACTCTCTGCTGTTTTGGCGGCGCAGGCGGACAACATGCTTGTTTAATTGCCGATGCTTTAGGAATGCAGCAGATTTTTATCCATCCCTATGCTGGGGTGCTGTCGGCTTACGGTATGGGTTTGGCAGACGAACGGGCGTTGCGAGAACGAGCTGTAGAGCAGGTTTTAGCTGTGGATTTGGTGGCTGAATTAGAGGAAATTTTAACCCAGTTAGAGTTAGAAACAAAAGCAGAACTAGACCTTACAGATAGGGATATCCGCGTTGCAGATCGGGTTGAAGTGATGCAGCGAGCGCATTTGCGTTACGAGGGGACAGATTCGCCTTTAGTAGTCCGATATGAAGATATAGCAGGAATGCGGCAGCAGTTTGAGGCAACGCACCGTCAACTGTACGGGTTTATTGCTGCGGATCGACGGTTAATTGTCGAGGCGGTGGCGGTGGAGGCAATCTTAACAACAGAGGTAGCTACAGAACCAGTGTTAGCACGGCGTGACGATGCACCTCCCGTACCAGTAAAGACAGTAAAAATGTATACGGCTGAAGCGTGGCACGACACACCTGTATATAGAAGAGAAGACTTACAACCAGGAGATTGTATTTTCAGTCCGGCGATCGTTGCGGAAGCCACGGGGACGAATATCGTCGAACCTGGCTGGCAAGCCGAAGTGACCGAGAGAAATCATTTGGTGTTGAGAAAGCAGGAGTCGCAAGTCGTAGGGGCGGGTTTAGCAGATAGATTGTCAGGCTCAACCGCAAATCCTCGTGCAAAACCCGCCCGTACAGGGGAGTCGGGAGTCGGGAAGCAGGACAAAGGAGATTTAATTCCGAATTCCGTATTCCGTATTCCGAATTCTCCCGATCCGGTCATGTTGGAAATTTTCAATAATTTATTTCGGGCGATCGCGGAACAGATGGGTATAACGCTGCAAAATACAAGTTCTTCGGTCAATATCAAAGAAAGGTTGGATTTTTCCTGCGCCATTTTCGATTCTCGCGGACAGTTGGTGGCAAACGCACCTCACATTCCGGTTCATTTGGGTTCCATGAGTGAAAGCGTGACGGCGTTGATTGCCCAAAAGGGTAGTAGCTTGCAACCTGGTGATGTCTACGTATCGAATAATCCCTACAATGGCGGGACTCACCTACCCGATATTACTGTCATTACTCCCGTCTGGGCGGGTTTTGCACGAGGATTTTCGGTTGAGGCTGACAATTTATTGGCTAAACCCGCCCCTACGACTCCCGACTCCCCCGTACGGGCGGGTTTTGCACGAGGATTTTCGGTTGAGGCTGACAATTTATTGGCTAAACCCGCCCCTACACCCATCTTCTACGTTGCTTCCAGAGGACACCATGCCGATATTGGCGGGATTACTCCTGGTTCGATGCCACCCAACAGCACGACTGTGGAACAGGAAGGGGTATTAATTGATAATTTTCTGCTGGTATCTCAAGGAGAATTTTGCGAACCGGAGTTAATGCAACTCCTGTGCGGTGGCGCGTATCCCGTTCGCAACCCAGTGCAAAATCTTGCCGATCTCAAAGCCCAAATTGCCGCAAACGAGCGCGGCGTGCAAGAACTTCACAAAATGGTAGAACACTACAGCTTGGAAACAGTCCAAGCCTACATGGGTTTTGTCCAAAATAATGCTGCTGAGTCGGTGCGAAAAGCGATCGAAGGACTCAACAGTGGAGAGTTCGCTTACCAACTGGACAACGGTAGTGTCATTCAAGTGGCGATCGCGATCGATAAATCTACCCGTAGCGCTCGAATCGATTTTACTGGCACTTCGCCCCAATTAGAAACCAATTTTAATGCTCCGGCTGCGGTGTGCAAAGCTGCGGTGTTGTATGTCTTCCGCACGCTGGTAGATGATGATATTCCGCTGAATGCTGGCTGTCTCGAACCTTTGGAAATTATTATCCCTGAAGGTTGTATGTTGAATCCCCGCTATCCGGCGGCGGTGGTAGCGGGAAATGTCGAGACTTCCCAAGCGATTACCGATGCTTTATATGGTGCTTTGGGTGTGATGGCAGCGGCACAAAGTACGATGAATAATTTTACTTTTGGTAGCGATCGCCATCAATATTACGAGACGATCTGCGGTGGTTCGGGTGCGGGTGCAGATTTTGACGGTACGGATGCGGTACACACTCACATGACAAATTCCCGTCTTACCGATCCTGAAGTCTTAGAATGGCGATTTCCCGTCTTGTTAGACAGTTTTAGCATTCGTCCCCACAGTGGCGGTGAGGGCTTGCATCGCGGTGGGAGTGGTGTAATTCGCTGCCTTCAGTTTCGCGAACCAATGACAGCTGCAATTCTCTCTGGACGTAGGGTTGTACCTCCCTTTGGCTTGCATGGTGGTAAGCCTGGGAAAGTAGGGAGAAATTATATTCAACGCCAAGATGGTACTGTAGAGGAATTAGGTAGTACGGCGATCGCCCAGATGCAGCCTGGAGATATTTTTGTCATTGAAACACCGGGTGGTGGCGGTTTTGGTGCTGCTGAGAGTCTTTAG
- a CDS encoding M28 family peptidase yields the protein MDLKQRLQNHLTEIVRDRDPFLSTAGHFFVRQYLHAQLSQWGKVEIHEFQIRGQTFQNLILNLPCLEQSSKRKSPPILIGAHYDTVPGTPGADDNATGVAVLLELAKAFATQPAKYPIQLVAFDLEEYGFTGKDGIAVGSGASAYADLLRQQQQPLRLMISLEMLGYCDPTPGSQRYPSPLERFYPNRGDFIALIGNLSIVPDLIHLSRNIRQVGVPSEWLPVPNRGRIVPQTRLSDHAPFWDRGYRAMMVTDTAMLRNPHYHKPSDRIETLNLDFLTGVCQGLIQGIHQLR from the coding sequence GTGGATCTCAAACAACGCTTGCAGAATCACTTAACGGAAATAGTCCGCGATCGCGATCCTTTCCTCTCAACAGCAGGACATTTTTTCGTCCGCCAATACCTTCATGCACAACTCAGCCAATGGGGAAAAGTAGAGATTCACGAATTTCAAATTAGAGGACAAACTTTTCAAAACTTAATTCTCAATCTTCCTTGCTTGGAACAAAGTAGTAAGAGAAAATCTCCACCAATATTAATTGGCGCGCATTACGACACCGTTCCCGGTACGCCTGGGGCAGATGATAACGCTACAGGTGTAGCGGTACTACTCGAATTGGCAAAAGCTTTTGCTACGCAACCAGCTAAATATCCCATTCAACTCGTAGCATTCGACTTAGAAGAATACGGATTTACCGGAAAAGACGGTATTGCTGTAGGTTCGGGTGCGTCTGCCTATGCCGATTTATTACGCCAGCAGCAGCAACCGCTACGCCTAATGATTTCTTTGGAAATGCTGGGTTATTGCGATCCTACACCTGGATCGCAACGCTATCCGAGTCCGCTAGAACGGTTCTATCCCAATCGCGGTGATTTCATTGCTTTAATCGGTAATTTATCGATTGTTCCTGACTTAATTCATCTCAGCCGAAATATACGCCAAGTAGGAGTTCCTAGCGAGTGGCTACCAGTTCCCAACCGAGGTAGGATTGTCCCCCAAACACGATTAAGCGATCACGCGCCCTTTTGGGATCGGGGATATCGAGCGATGATGGTGACGGATACGGCAATGTTACGCAACCCTCACTATCACAAACCGAGCGATCGCATTGAGACCTTAAATTTAGATTTTCTCACGGGTGTTTGTCAGGGATTAATTCAAGGAATTCACCAACTACGATAG
- the psaA gene encoding photosystem I core protein PsaA produces MTISPPEREEKKARVVVDNDPVPTSFELWSKPGHFDRTLSRGPKTTTWIWNLHALAHDFDTHTSDLEDISRKIFAAHFGHLAVIFIWLSGMYFHGARFSNYEAWLADPLGVKPSAQVVWSVVGQDILNADVGGGFHGIQITSGFFQIWRGAGITNTFQLYCTAIGGLVMAALMLFAGWFHYHKRAPKLEWFQNVESMLNHHLAGLLGLGSLAWAGHQIHVSLPINKLLDAGVAPKDIPLPQEFILNSNLMTELYPSFAQGLTPFWTLNWGAYADFLTFKGGLNPVTGGLWLTDQAHHHLAIAVLFIIAGHMYRTNWGIGHSLKEILENHKGPFTGDGHKGLFENMTTSWHAQLGTNLAMLGSLTIIVAHHMYAMPPYPYLATDYATQLSIFTHHMWIGAFCIVGGAAHATIFMVRDYDPATNMNNVLDRVLRHRDAIISHLNWVCMFLGFHSFGLYIHNDTMQALGRPQDMFSDTAIQLQPVFAQWVQNLHTLAPGSTAPNALEPVSYAFGGGVLAVGGKVAMMPIALGTADFMIHHIHAFQIHVTVLILLKGFLFARNSRLIPDKANLGFRFPCDGPGRGGTCQVSGWDHVFLGLFWMFNTIAIAVYHFSWKMQSDVWGTVDPDGTINHITAGNFALSATTINGWLRDYQWAQAAQVIQSYGSALSAYGLLFLGAHFVWAFSLMFLFSGRGYWQELIESIVWAHNKLKVAPTVQPRALSIIQGRAVGVAHYLLGAIVTIWAFFEARILSVG; encoded by the coding sequence ATGACGATCAGTCCTCCGGAGCGAGAGGAAAAGAAAGCAAGAGTTGTGGTCGATAACGATCCAGTCCCAACTTCATTTGAGTTGTGGTCAAAACCAGGACATTTCGATCGCACCTTGTCTAGAGGTCCCAAAACCACAACCTGGATTTGGAACCTGCACGCCCTCGCACACGATTTCGATACGCATACCAGCGACCTAGAAGATATTTCCCGTAAAATCTTCGCCGCTCACTTCGGTCACTTAGCGGTGATCTTCATCTGGTTGAGCGGGATGTATTTTCATGGCGCTCGTTTTTCAAACTATGAAGCTTGGCTAGCCGATCCGCTGGGCGTGAAGCCTAGCGCTCAGGTCGTCTGGTCTGTTGTTGGTCAAGACATTTTAAATGCTGATGTCGGTGGTGGCTTCCACGGCATTCAGATTACATCTGGATTTTTCCAAATTTGGCGTGGTGCTGGCATCACGAACACGTTCCAACTCTACTGCACAGCCATTGGCGGTTTAGTCATGGCAGCGCTGATGCTCTTTGCTGGTTGGTTCCACTACCACAAACGCGCTCCTAAGTTGGAATGGTTCCAGAATGTCGAGTCGATGCTAAACCACCACCTAGCAGGATTGTTAGGTCTAGGTAGCTTGGCATGGGCAGGACACCAGATCCACGTATCTTTGCCAATTAACAAGCTGTTGGATGCGGGGGTAGCACCAAAGGATATTCCTTTGCCGCAAGAATTTATCCTCAACTCCAACTTGATGACTGAGTTATATCCCAGTTTTGCTCAAGGCTTAACGCCCTTCTGGACGTTGAACTGGGGCGCATACGCTGACTTCCTCACCTTCAAGGGCGGACTTAATCCCGTTACTGGTGGACTGTGGTTGACAGATCAAGCGCACCACCACTTGGCGATCGCCGTACTGTTCATCATTGCCGGACACATGTACCGGACGAACTGGGGCATCGGTCACAGCTTGAAGGAAATTCTGGAAAATCACAAAGGACCCTTCACCGGAGACGGTCATAAAGGTCTGTTTGAAAACATGACTACTTCCTGGCACGCTCAGTTGGGAACCAACTTAGCAATGCTGGGTTCGCTGACGATTATCGTGGCGCATCACATGTACGCGATGCCTCCGTATCCGTACTTGGCAACCGACTACGCAACTCAGCTGTCCATTTTCACTCACCACATGTGGATTGGCGCTTTCTGTATCGTCGGTGGTGCAGCTCACGCCACCATCTTTATGGTGCGGGATTACGATCCAGCCACGAACATGAACAACGTTCTGGATCGGGTACTTCGTCACCGCGACGCTATCATTTCTCACCTCAACTGGGTGTGCATGTTCCTCGGCTTCCATAGCTTCGGCTTGTACATCCATAACGACACGATGCAAGCGCTCGGTCGTCCCCAGGATATGTTCTCGGATACGGCGATTCAACTTCAGCCCGTATTCGCGCAGTGGGTACAAAACCTACACACCTTGGCTCCTGGTTCTACCGCTCCTAACGCCCTCGAACCCGTCAGCTATGCTTTCGGTGGCGGCGTGCTGGCTGTAGGTGGAAAAGTCGCCATGATGCCGATCGCGTTGGGTACGGCGGATTTCATGATCCACCACATCCACGCTTTCCAAATCCACGTTACCGTACTAATCCTGCTTAAGGGCTTCTTGTTTGCCCGTAACTCTCGCTTGATCCCAGACAAGGCTAACTTGGGCTTCCGCTTCCCTTGCGACGGTCCAGGACGCGGCGGTACTTGCCAGGTTTCTGGTTGGGATCACGTATTCTTAGGTTTGTTCTGGATGTTCAACACGATCGCGATCGCCGTCTACCACTTCAGCTGGAAGATGCAATCGGACGTGTGGGGCACGGTAGACCCAGACGGTACGATCAATCACATTACGGCAGGCAACTTTGCCCTCAGCGCCACTACCATCAACGGCTGGTTGCGCGACTATCAGTGGGCGCAAGCCGCTCAGGTGATTCAGTCCTACGGTTCGGCGTTGTCCGCTTACGGACTGCTGTTCTTAGGCGCTCACTTTGTCTGGGCATTTAGCTTAATGTTCTTGTTCAGCGGTCGCGGCTACTGGCAAGAACTGATCGAATCGATCGTTTGGGCGCACAACAAGTTAAAAGTCGCTCCTACCGTACAGCCTCGCGCTTTGAGCATCATTCAAGGTCGAGCTGTGGGAGTAGCCCACTACCTCTTGGGGGCGATCGTCACGATCTGGGCGTTCTTCGAGGCGCGAATACTTTCAGTAGGTTAG
- a CDS encoding hypervirulence associated TUDOR domain-containing protein — translation MSEEFKQGDKVEWKTSQGKTTGEVEKKLTSPTEIKGHHVAASKDNPEYLVKSEKSGKEAAHKPDALEKVEE, via the coding sequence ATGTCTGAAGAATTTAAGCAAGGCGATAAAGTTGAGTGGAAAACCTCTCAAGGTAAAACTACTGGTGAAGTCGAAAAGAAACTTACTTCTCCTACAGAAATCAAAGGACACCACGTTGCTGCATCGAAAGATAATCCTGAGTATTTGGTAAAAAGCGAAAAGTCTGGAAAAGAAGCAGCGCACAAACCAGATGCTTTAGAAAAAGTAGAGGAGTAG
- a CDS encoding rhomboid family intramembrane serine protease, whose amino-acid sequence MSKQESGAIAREIQTQIFVLGGLVALMWISEFIDIFFFRGRLDAFGIRPHSFIGLRGIFFAPFLHGGLGHLIANTIPFLTLGWLVMLRETSDFFVVSIVTMLVSGLGVWLTGSPYSIHVGASGVIFGYFGFLLLRGYFERSFAAILFSLVVGFLYGGMIWGVLPIQYGISWQGHLFGFIGGAIAARLLAKPKKRY is encoded by the coding sequence ATGAGTAAACAAGAATCTGGAGCGATCGCGCGGGAAATTCAAACCCAAATTTTCGTGTTGGGTGGACTCGTTGCCCTCATGTGGATTAGCGAATTTATAGATATCTTCTTTTTTAGAGGTAGATTAGACGCTTTTGGTATTCGTCCCCACAGTTTTATCGGCTTGCGGGGCATTTTCTTTGCCCCTTTTTTACACGGTGGATTGGGGCATTTGATTGCGAATACAATCCCTTTTCTCACTTTAGGCTGGTTAGTGATGTTACGAGAAACCAGCGATTTTTTTGTCGTCAGCATCGTTACAATGCTCGTCAGCGGATTGGGTGTATGGCTGACTGGTTCGCCTTATTCAATTCATGTCGGTGCGAGTGGAGTTATTTTTGGTTATTTTGGGTTTTTACTCCTACGCGGCTATTTTGAACGTAGTTTCGCTGCCATCTTATTTTCTCTTGTTGTGGGCTTCCTTTACGGCGGGATGATTTGGGGAGTTTTACCGATCCAATACGGTATTTCCTGGCAAGGGCATTTATTCGGATTTATTGGAGGTGCGATCGCGGCTCGTTTATTGGCTAAACCAAAAAAGAGATATTAG
- a CDS encoding DUF3140 domain-containing protein: MSQDVKSAIAEFHQVVNMTPKELDSWLETEESQAVGQKKDDDESTGHKSGRRIIELLQKKEDEYTDDDISHMKKVISYVHRHSAQKPSHDIETSRWCYSLKNWGHDPLKK, encoded by the coding sequence ATGAGTCAAGATGTCAAATCTGCGATCGCAGAGTTTCATCAAGTCGTGAATATGACTCCTAAAGAGCTTGACTCTTGGTTAGAAACTGAGGAGTCACAAGCGGTAGGACAAAAAAAGGACGACGACGAGTCAACCGGACATAAATCTGGACGACGAATTATCGAACTACTGCAAAAAAAAGAAGATGAATATACTGATGACGATATTTCTCATATGAAGAAAGTCATTAGTTACGTTCACCGTCATAGCGCTCAAAAGCCATCACACGATATTGAGACTTCACGCTGGTGTTATTCGCTAAAAAATTGGGGACACGATCCACTGAAGAAGTAA
- a CDS encoding GlsB/YeaQ/YmgE family stress response membrane protein, with the protein MNILAWIVLGLIAGAIAKAIYPGRQGGGILGTILLGIIGAFVGGTLGTFLSTGTLQLAATAFSIPGIALAVLGAIIAIFIWNAINRRSAV; encoded by the coding sequence GTGAATATTCTAGCTTGGATAGTCTTAGGTTTAATTGCTGGTGCGATCGCCAAAGCTATCTATCCCGGTCGTCAAGGTGGCGGCATTCTAGGTACGATTTTACTAGGTATTATTGGTGCATTTGTAGGTGGTACTTTGGGAACTTTCCTCAGTACGGGAACCTTACAGTTGGCAGCTACAGCCTTTAGTATTCCTGGTATAGCTTTAGCAGTTCTGGGTGCAATTATCGCTATATTCATTTGGAATGCAATCAACCGTCGTAGCGCTGTATGA